Proteins from a genomic interval of Leptospira kanakyensis:
- a CDS encoding aldose epimerase: protein MKVSTLKKKTPKQITSSDELELKSLWHRLETKGLLQDHKADLSFRLPGKASFLLIHREEGKKSKPEINEYKIENPTDSLRIHLMSDETLNLIRFHASLYSLRPDIGAIASFQPHWSSLLKTLDHPLPLVFDEQCRQLGAPVMNLPKHIDGSVKPSSIILGGANAFLDEDNVVITSVTRDKAIYNCELIEKCSKAYLLAHSTGSPINNIPWWVRFIAKTRLLKDEKKASAAYARGEKPTGFKAY from the coding sequence ATGAAAGTTAGTACTCTTAAGAAAAAAACTCCAAAACAAATCACATCCTCTGATGAATTGGAACTAAAAAGTTTATGGCATAGATTAGAAACAAAAGGTTTATTACAAGACCATAAAGCTGACCTTTCTTTTCGCCTTCCAGGAAAGGCGAGTTTCCTTCTCATCCACCGAGAGGAAGGAAAAAAATCCAAACCAGAAATTAATGAATATAAAATCGAAAATCCCACAGACTCTTTACGGATTCATTTAATGAGTGATGAAACCTTAAATCTAATTCGGTTTCATGCCAGTCTGTATTCCTTAAGACCAGACATTGGTGCCATTGCTTCTTTTCAGCCGCACTGGAGTTCTTTACTAAAAACACTAGACCATCCCCTCCCTCTAGTTTTTGATGAACAGTGTCGTCAGTTAGGGGCTCCAGTCATGAATCTTCCCAAACATATCGATGGATCTGTGAAGCCAAGTTCTATCATCCTTGGTGGTGCCAACGCATTTCTCGATGAAGACAATGTTGTGATCACAAGTGTCACTCGCGATAAAGCCATTTACAATTGTGAGTTGATTGAAAAATGTTCGAAAGCCTACCTACTCGCACATTCCACAGGAAGTCCGATCAACAACATACCATGGTGGGTACGTTTCATTGCAAAAACGAGACTCCTGAAAGATGAAAAAAAAGCAAGTGCAGCCTATGCCCGTGGGGAAAAACCAACAGGGTTTAAAGCCTACTAA
- a CDS encoding GyrI-like domain-containing protein, with the protein MENTTQNKILLQPITLVGIKTRTSNAEEMSGNGKIAALWGKFLGEGILSQIPNRIHPTEWMVAYTEFESDETGAYTMLIGASVNKVETLKPGFDSIQIPGSEYLKVPTNWGPISTIGLDTWKTIWSEEQYKKSRSYIADLEIYGANASDPNHSQFDIYLGIK; encoded by the coding sequence ATGGAAAACACAACGCAGAACAAAATTCTTTTACAACCCATCACCCTTGTGGGAATCAAAACGCGAACATCCAACGCAGAAGAAATGTCTGGAAACGGTAAGATTGCAGCCCTCTGGGGCAAGTTTTTAGGGGAAGGGATCTTATCCCAGATTCCCAATCGAATCCATCCTACGGAGTGGATGGTGGCTTATACAGAATTTGAATCGGATGAAACAGGAGCCTATACTATGTTGATTGGTGCCTCTGTAAACAAAGTGGAAACTCTAAAACCCGGTTTTGATTCCATTCAAATTCCTGGATCGGAATATCTCAAAGTTCCGACGAATTGGGGCCCTATATCAACGATTGGACTCGATACTTGGAAAACCATTTGGTCAGAGGAGCAGTACAAAAAAAGTCGGTCTTATATAGCAGACCTTGAAATCTATGGAGCCAATGCGAGTGATCCCAACCATTCTCAATTTGATATTTATTTGGGAATCAAATAG
- a CDS encoding CDP-alcohol phosphatidyltransferase family protein, translating into MQIEEKKAKDLFQDRIFTLSNFLSISRVLLLPFFFQSTYTYAHDPTNVKELFASIFYALAAVFSDYLDGLFARLLHQETTLGRYLDPVCDKLVTLGGLFVVTIHFDFPSWILIVYFIREVLGVWLGGYLYLKRGLQGRPNWWGKFGVGIVAVSVIWYMSLPYFLQFGAPYAFLLHPVISAYVLLFVLSAGVVAYIVRYWNIVFHPEAIELDPENKKQAKKYQKI; encoded by the coding sequence ATGCAAATCGAAGAAAAAAAAGCCAAAGACCTTTTCCAGGATCGTATCTTTACCCTTTCCAATTTCCTTTCCATCTCTCGGGTATTGTTATTACCTTTTTTCTTCCAAAGCACTTATACTTATGCTCATGATCCGACAAATGTAAAAGAGTTATTTGCATCTATATTCTATGCACTGGCTGCTGTTTTCAGTGATTATCTAGATGGACTCTTTGCGCGCCTCCTCCACCAAGAAACCACCCTCGGAAGATACTTAGATCCTGTTTGCGACAAACTAGTGACACTGGGTGGACTCTTTGTGGTCACCATTCATTTTGATTTTCCGAGTTGGATCCTTATTGTTTATTTTATTCGAGAGGTCCTCGGGGTATGGCTTGGTGGGTATTTGTATTTAAAAAGAGGATTACAGGGTCGCCCCAACTGGTGGGGGAAATTTGGAGTGGGGATCGTTGCTGTATCCGTAATTTGGTATATGTCACTGCCTTACTTTTTACAATTCGGAGCCCCTTATGCTTTTTTACTCCATCCTGTGATCTCTGCTTATGTTTTACTTTTTGTACTCAGTGCAGGAGTCGTGGCTTATATTGTTAGGTATTGGAATATTGTTTTCCATCCAGAAGCCATTGAGTTAGATCCAGAAAATAAAAAACAGGCTAAGAAATACCAAAAAATCTAA
- a CDS encoding ankyrin repeat domain-containing protein: MKKLISLLFLGATVSCASLPYTIEDRKFDKAKQMIEEGADVNLTSDCFHALTIAAMEGDEGLVKLLLDKGAKVENRSNECDYTDRIGPFKLKFRWGKRTALDRVANAKIAKLLLAKGANPNIAGYREYSFGPDYDTALWNAVRNADFELVKVLVEAGANPNVYNKSGKNSIWEMAEARKSQGKPEFLSYLQSKGMKKLEITDAKAKTTDGKILTQYKHIATGAVTEMPANIAKGVYENPKNYSALTMNAADGTYYHYAEFVWVETGQNLYEWYLLRQKKAGTLK, translated from the coding sequence ATGAAAAAGCTCATTTCACTTTTATTTCTTGGGGCCACCGTATCTTGTGCGAGTTTGCCCTACACAATCGAAGATCGTAAATTCGATAAAGCCAAACAAATGATTGAAGAAGGTGCTGATGTAAACCTAACTTCTGATTGTTTTCATGCACTCACCATTGCTGCTATGGAAGGCGATGAAGGTCTTGTAAAACTTTTATTGGATAAAGGTGCAAAGGTAGAAAATCGTTCCAACGAATGTGATTATACAGATCGAATTGGACCTTTCAAATTGAAATTTCGTTGGGGCAAAAGGACTGCTCTTGACCGAGTGGCCAATGCAAAAATTGCAAAGTTACTGTTAGCAAAAGGTGCGAACCCAAACATCGCTGGATATCGTGAATATAGTTTTGGTCCGGATTATGACACTGCTTTATGGAATGCCGTGCGTAACGCTGATTTCGAACTAGTGAAGGTTTTGGTAGAAGCCGGAGCAAACCCAAATGTATATAACAAATCTGGAAAAAATTCCATTTGGGAAATGGCGGAAGCTAGAAAATCACAAGGAAAACCTGAATTTCTTTCTTACTTACAATCAAAGGGTATGAAAAAACTCGAAATTACAGATGCCAAGGCCAAAACCACTGATGGCAAAATACTCACCCAATACAAACACATTGCTACAGGTGCTGTGACAGAAATGCCTGCGAACATTGCAAAAGGTGTGTATGAAAATCCTAAAAATTATTCGGCCCTGACCATGAACGCTGCTGATGGAACTTACTACCATTATGCGGAATTTGTTTGGGTAGAGACGGGACAAAACCTTTATGAATGGTATTTGCTTCGTCAAAAGAAAGCTGGAACTTTGAAGTAA
- a CDS encoding PP2C family protein-serine/threonine phosphatase, whose protein sequence is MPEFRVLVFQRKLKKFFSDLVSFILGAQEKFVMRHRILNGTLLAGIIAMGVGLSSEFFREGFEMVGLIALWVAFGFACVFYYLARFQNKFQILILPTFIISSLTSFLQIQYSGGIVSANVMLLAPILVLNMLILGKKYDWLAIVFFVSALFGVNYIQIDHPDWFYDYSTDKARREDFLITGISILFLLGLMLRTLNRSYEDAIGEVSRLKYQQDGDYYLTSLLTRPLSGIRIRSQTVQFQTYIKQKKSFQFKNREYELGGDICVADQIVLRGRSYSVFANGDAMGKSMQGAGGVLVFGTAFRALVERTHREGILSGYYPERWLHTALSDLNDVFEGFDGSMSMSLLLGLVDEETGFLYYINAEHPFPIRYREGKASFLSEEATNFKLGMHKDKARIETCWIRPGDTIIIGSDGRDDLSIGFDAEANRVINVDHTSILFQVEESGGDIESLGQRLQKVGELTDDLSLLSIRFLPGSIGEKKGHEKDLEEPIRLIQKNLHHEALTLLSSYAENHTSDPFVWKLLYRVYRKLEKPAEAARAAENFSNLHPSGLQMIFEGAIQYAKASLIEDAIDMAERLYSRKPEVIPVIKILSRLYKKSKRPEKAEEYQKEIYRLQNGQAKT, encoded by the coding sequence ATGCCAGAGTTCCGTGTTTTAGTTTTCCAGAGAAAGTTGAAAAAGTTTTTTTCCGACCTTGTTTCCTTTATTTTAGGAGCTCAGGAAAAGTTTGTGATGCGCCACAGGATTCTGAATGGAACACTCCTTGCCGGCATCATTGCTATGGGAGTGGGGCTTAGTTCCGAGTTCTTTCGAGAAGGATTTGAAATGGTAGGTCTCATTGCCTTATGGGTGGCATTTGGGTTTGCTTGTGTTTTTTATTACCTCGCTCGGTTCCAGAACAAATTTCAAATTCTCATCCTTCCCACTTTTATCATCAGCTCTCTCACTTCTTTTTTGCAAATTCAATACAGTGGTGGGATAGTCAGCGCCAATGTGATGTTACTTGCTCCCATCTTAGTTTTGAATATGCTCATCCTTGGAAAAAAATATGATTGGTTGGCCATTGTATTTTTTGTTTCCGCACTGTTTGGAGTGAATTACATCCAAATCGATCACCCGGATTGGTTTTATGATTATTCCACGGACAAGGCCCGGCGTGAAGACTTTCTCATCACAGGGATATCCATTTTATTTTTACTGGGTCTTATGTTACGGACTCTCAATCGATCCTATGAGGATGCCATTGGGGAAGTGAGCCGATTGAAATACCAACAAGATGGTGATTATTATCTCACCTCACTTCTCACTCGTCCTCTTTCTGGAATTCGGATTCGTTCACAAACAGTGCAGTTCCAAACTTATATCAAACAAAAGAAATCATTCCAATTTAAAAATAGAGAATATGAATTGGGAGGAGATATTTGTGTGGCTGACCAAATTGTTCTCAGAGGTCGGAGTTATTCCGTATTTGCGAATGGGGATGCTATGGGTAAGTCCATGCAAGGTGCTGGGGGTGTTCTTGTTTTTGGAACGGCATTTCGCGCTTTAGTAGAAAGGACCCATAGAGAAGGAATTTTATCTGGGTATTATCCCGAACGTTGGTTGCATACGGCCCTCAGTGATCTGAATGATGTGTTTGAAGGATTTGATGGTTCCATGTCCATGTCTCTCCTACTTGGTCTTGTGGATGAAGAAACGGGTTTTTTATATTATATCAATGCAGAACATCCCTTTCCCATTCGATACCGAGAAGGAAAGGCAAGTTTTTTATCAGAAGAGGCTACCAATTTCAAATTAGGAATGCACAAAGACAAAGCAAGGATTGAAACCTGCTGGATTCGTCCTGGAGATACCATAATCATTGGTTCTGACGGAAGAGATGATCTAAGCATAGGTTTTGATGCCGAAGCAAATCGTGTGATCAATGTTGACCATACTTCGATTTTGTTCCAAGTGGAAGAAAGTGGCGGGGACATTGAATCCTTAGGCCAACGCCTTCAAAAAGTGGGTGAATTGACAGATGACCTTTCTTTACTCAGCATTCGTTTTCTTCCTGGATCCATTGGGGAAAAGAAAGGTCATGAAAAGGATTTGGAAGAACCCATTCGTTTGATCCAAAAAAACCTTCATCACGAAGCCCTTACTTTACTCAGTAGTTATGCAGAGAATCATACCTCTGACCCTTTTGTATGGAAATTATTGTACCGAGTGTATCGTAAATTGGAGAAACCAGCAGAAGCTGCCCGTGCCGCTGAGAATTTTTCAAATCTCCATCCATCTGGACTCCAAATGATCTTCGAAGGTGCCATTCAATATGCCAAAGCAAGTTTAATTGAAGATGCAATCGATATGGCAGAACGGCTTTATAGCCGTAAACCAGAGGTAATTCCTGTGATTAAGATCCTAAGTCGGCTTTATAAAAAGTCAAAACGTCCAGAGAAAGCAGAAGAATACCAAAAAGAAATCTATCGTTTACAAAATGGCCAGGCTAAAACCTAG
- a CDS encoding TetR/AcrR family transcriptional regulator, with translation MEEPESITYAKVCVRAKIPRASAYHFFPNLGAMYLGLRLVHAELVSHRLERVDTSAFETWQQYVYFLAKEAASGLREDRALMRVVYGVRSEETMHIGKALDSTLARLALTQVEERFLVPEIPDMPRKVAIAVSLIDSVFRYAYREGGDISDEMVSEAGRAAVAYLRSYLPEFLQAKKTNPSQ, from the coding sequence ATGGAAGAGCCGGAATCCATCACGTATGCAAAAGTATGTGTACGAGCCAAAATTCCCAGAGCTTCGGCTTACCATTTTTTTCCCAACCTAGGAGCTATGTACTTAGGGCTTCGATTGGTGCATGCAGAACTTGTTTCTCATCGATTGGAAAGAGTCGACACTTCTGCCTTTGAAACTTGGCAACAATATGTTTATTTCCTAGCGAAAGAAGCTGCCTCTGGCTTAAGGGAAGACAGAGCTTTGATGCGAGTGGTTTATGGAGTTCGGAGTGAAGAAACCATGCATATAGGAAAGGCTTTAGATTCTACACTGGCACGACTGGCTTTAACCCAAGTGGAAGAAAGGTTTTTGGTTCCAGAGATCCCGGATATGCCGCGAAAGGTGGCCATCGCTGTTTCCCTGATTGATTCCGTATTTCGTTACGCGTACCGCGAAGGTGGGGATATTTCCGACGAGATGGTCAGTGAAGCAGGTAGAGCCGCCGTTGCTTATTTGCGATCTTACCTTCCTGAATTCTTACAGGCTAAAAAAACAAATCCCTCCCAATAA
- a CDS encoding class II aldolase/adducin family protein: protein MKDSKIDTVRKSMLTACIKLADLGFLAGVGGNLAVRINSELMAVTPSATDYYTMKPEDLCILEIKGLKMVEGTKQPTTESGIHASFFTLRPEIEVSLHTHQPLASAVTLLGLDMDIKSAEGIKNIGSYLRSVSYAPSGTSFLVNAFKKRINSETNGYLLRNHGLVCGAYTLEQAIENVKLIEKEAARFLRTRIEANTNLSHMTSGMKQQLISAL from the coding sequence ATGAAAGATTCCAAAATAGATACAGTAAGAAAATCAATGCTTACCGCCTGTATCAAGTTAGCTGATTTAGGATTTTTAGCTGGGGTTGGTGGAAACTTAGCGGTAAGAATCAATTCAGAACTTATGGCTGTGACTCCCTCAGCTACAGATTATTATACAATGAAACCAGAAGACCTTTGTATCTTAGAAATCAAGGGACTTAAGATGGTCGAGGGAACCAAACAACCAACAACTGAAAGTGGAATCCATGCATCCTTTTTTACATTAAGACCCGAGATCGAAGTGAGTTTACATACCCACCAACCTTTGGCAAGTGCTGTCACCCTACTTGGTTTGGATATGGATATCAAATCGGCAGAAGGGATCAAAAATATTGGATCCTATTTACGATCTGTATCGTATGCACCTTCCGGTACTTCCTTTTTAGTGAATGCATTTAAGAAACGAATCAATTCGGAAACAAACGGATACTTACTCAGAAATCACGGCCTTGTTTGCGGGGCATATACCTTAGAACAAGCCATCGAGAATGTAAAGTTAATAGAAAAAGAAGCGGCACGATTCCTTCGAACAAGAATTGAAGCGAATACAAATTTATCGCATATGACAAGTGGGATGAAACAACAGTTAATTTCTGCATTATAA
- a CDS encoding AraC family transcriptional regulator: MDYYDHIKLAVNFIEKHLRDDISVEDVSKNAFQSRWHFQRIFRYVTGYSVYTYLKKRRLTEAGNDLILGKDKIIDIALKYHYTTPESFLRAFRTEYGQNPSEYRKGMEHRNFPILEIDSLRDEIRIDGSKIKTQVITKNEFILMGKPNRTTMQRCQNEIDIPKFWGEFMTGGFPSSIPDRTSDSLIGIYTNWDYAENFDVIIGAQVSSDTKVPNGFVTHRMKPAKYMVFTVPGNQNQDILNGWKYIYGTWMPNTGYEREFSDDFDLFDGRFQNTNPESEIYIPIK, translated from the coding sequence ATGGACTACTACGATCATATCAAACTTGCAGTAAACTTTATTGAAAAACATTTAAGAGATGATATCAGCGTAGAGGATGTTTCTAAAAATGCCTTCCAATCTAGGTGGCATTTTCAAAGGATCTTTCGTTATGTAACCGGATATTCTGTTTATACTTATTTAAAAAAACGAAGGCTTACGGAAGCGGGGAATGATCTCATCCTCGGAAAAGATAAAATCATCGATATTGCTTTAAAATACCATTATACAACGCCGGAGTCATTTCTTCGTGCATTTCGTACGGAATATGGCCAAAATCCGTCAGAATATAGAAAGGGAATGGAACATCGAAACTTTCCGATCTTGGAGATTGATTCTTTGCGAGATGAAATCCGCATCGATGGTTCAAAGATCAAAACCCAAGTCATTACCAAAAATGAATTTATCCTTATGGGAAAACCGAATCGCACGACCATGCAAAGGTGCCAAAACGAAATTGACATACCAAAATTCTGGGGAGAGTTTATGACCGGTGGTTTTCCCTCTTCCATTCCTGATCGAACCAGTGATTCTTTGATAGGAATTTATACAAACTGGGATTATGCGGAAAATTTTGATGTCATCATCGGAGCTCAAGTGAGTTCTGATACAAAGGTTCCCAATGGGTTTGTCACACACCGAATGAAACCGGCTAAATATATGGTATTTACAGTTCCTGGAAATCAAAACCAGGATATACTCAATGGGTGGAAGTATATCTACGGAACTTGGATGCCGAACACTGGATATGAAAGAGAGTTCAGTGATGATTTTGATTTATTTGATGGCCGTTTCCAAAACACAAATCCAGAATCAGAAATTTATATCCCCATCAAATAG
- the fliG gene encoding flagellar motor switch protein FliG: protein MKPENSTSATPGVRKAALLLLSLGKERAADVLKHLDDSMLEAVILEMSKIRSISKEERDVILGEFHNTIEDLNETTAGGLSTAKSLLEHTVGTEKANVILKKIHKEETKNDFEFLNQVEPGVLQGMLGTESPQIIAVTLSHLDPKKAADVLKLFPKPEQAKIAVRLATTSKTHPDVIQNIARILKKRYEERDKQEYSEAGGAHVLANILNFMEKGAEETILSELEETSPDVADQVREKLYTFEDILSLDNKEMRILINRLADDTAISLAIRGAGDEIRKKFLNNMSQNRSEDILDALDMKPRVTLREINEARSKIVQVARVLEEENQILFKKEKEEYIE, encoded by the coding sequence ATGAAGCCTGAGAACAGTACATCCGCCACTCCTGGCGTACGGAAAGCCGCCCTCCTCCTTTTATCCCTTGGCAAAGAAAGAGCAGCCGATGTTCTGAAGCACTTAGATGACTCCATGCTCGAGGCTGTGATTCTGGAAATGTCCAAAATCAGATCCATTTCCAAAGAAGAAAGAGATGTCATCCTTGGCGAATTTCATAATACCATCGAAGATTTAAACGAAACCACTGCGGGTGGACTCTCCACCGCGAAATCGCTTTTGGAACATACGGTCGGAACGGAAAAAGCCAATGTGATCTTAAAGAAGATCCACAAAGAAGAGACCAAAAACGATTTTGAATTTCTAAACCAAGTGGAACCGGGAGTTTTACAAGGGATGCTTGGAACAGAATCCCCACAAATCATAGCAGTGACCTTATCTCATTTGGATCCAAAAAAAGCGGCTGATGTTTTGAAACTCTTTCCAAAACCGGAACAGGCAAAAATTGCCGTAAGACTAGCCACAACATCCAAAACCCATCCCGATGTGATCCAAAACATTGCTCGCATTCTAAAGAAAAGATACGAAGAAAGAGACAAACAGGAATACTCCGAAGCCGGTGGTGCCCATGTCCTTGCGAACATCTTGAACTTTATGGAAAAAGGCGCCGAAGAAACCATTCTTTCTGAATTGGAAGAAACATCCCCCGATGTGGCCGACCAAGTCCGTGAAAAACTTTATACCTTTGAAGACATCCTTTCTTTGGATAACAAAGAAATGCGAATCCTCATCAATCGTTTGGCTGATGATACGGCCATCTCTCTTGCCATCCGTGGTGCCGGAGATGAGATTCGAAAAAAATTCCTAAACAATATGAGCCAAAATAGATCAGAAGATATTTTAGATGCTCTGGATATGAAACCAAGGGTCACCTTACGAGAGATAAACGAAGCTAGAAGTAAAATTGTGCAAGTGGCTAGAGTTTTAGAAGAAGAAAATCAGATTCTGTTTAAGAAAGAGAAAGAAGAGTATATTGAGTAA